One genomic segment of Methanospirillum lacunae includes these proteins:
- a CDS encoding FAD-dependent oxidoreductase, translating into MPQVTVYSTQNCPYCRLAKAFLDRYGVEYRSIDVGVDRTAAKEMVEKSGQYGVPVITVDDEVIVGFDSNRLSELFGSSDESSVYDIIIAGAGPAGMTAALYCARKNLKTIVISEDIGGQALESWNIENYMGYRMITGDELMSKFEEQVRQTDIKIELDQISSLLPTTGGYLVKTASEKQFKGKSVILAQGKRPKRLGLEREEEFTGRGISVCATCDGPLFKERVVAIVGGGNSALQTAIEMSNIATTVHLIVRSKIRADAVYEEKIKNRSNIIIHLGSEVTEFKGTDRLSGIVINERSSGKSEELKVDGLFTEIGWIPNTSFLEGLVNLNYLKEIVIDINCRTNAPGIFAAGDVTAVLGKQIIIAAGEGAKAALSAFDYLMVNH; encoded by the coding sequence ATGCCACAGGTGACCGTCTATTCAACGCAGAACTGTCCTTATTGTCGACTCGCCAAGGCCTTTCTGGATCGATACGGGGTTGAATACCGAAGTATTGATGTTGGTGTCGATCGCACGGCAGCAAAAGAGATGGTTGAAAAGTCCGGCCAGTACGGGGTGCCGGTCATCACTGTTGATGATGAGGTGATTGTTGGTTTTGATTCAAACCGGCTCTCTGAATTGTTTGGCAGCAGTGATGAATCTTCAGTCTACGATATTATCATCGCTGGTGCAGGACCGGCAGGAATGACTGCGGCACTGTACTGTGCTCGTAAGAATCTGAAAACCATTGTTATTTCTGAAGATATCGGCGGTCAGGCTCTTGAAAGCTGGAATATTGAAAATTACATGGGCTATCGGATGATCACCGGCGATGAACTGATGTCAAAGTTTGAGGAACAGGTAAGGCAGACCGATATCAAGATCGAGCTCGATCAGATTTCATCACTTCTTCCTACAACCGGTGGATACCTGGTTAAGACCGCATCAGAAAAACAGTTCAAAGGGAAAAGCGTCATCCTTGCCCAGGGCAAAAGACCCAAACGTCTTGGGCTTGAGCGCGAGGAGGAGTTTACCGGCAGGGGAATATCAGTATGTGCCACATGTGATGGTCCGCTCTTCAAGGAACGGGTCGTCGCTATTGTTGGTGGCGGGAACTCGGCGCTGCAGACTGCCATTGAGATGAGTAATATTGCCACAACTGTGCACCTAATTGTCAGAAGCAAGATACGAGCTGATGCGGTTTACGAGGAGAAGATCAAAAACCGTTCAAATATTATCATACATCTCGGTTCAGAGGTGACTGAATTCAAAGGAACTGATCGGCTCAGTGGTATTGTAATCAACGAGCGATCCTCCGGGAAGAGCGAAGAGCTGAAAGTCGATGGTCTTTTCACTGAGATTGGCTGGATTCCAAACACCAGTTTCCTGGAAGGACTCGTGAACCTCAATTATCTAAAAGAGATTGTCATCGATATCAACTGTCGGACTAATGCTCCTGGTATTTTTGCAGCTGGTGATGTTACTGCTGTTCTTGGCAAGCAGATTATCATTGCAGCCGGTGAAGGGGCAAAAGCAGCTCTGTCTGCCTTTGATTATCTGATGGTAAACCACTAA